In Pangasianodon hypophthalmus isolate fPanHyp1 chromosome 1, fPanHyp1.pri, whole genome shotgun sequence, the genomic window AGCTTGTGTTGACCAGTTTCAGTTAAGTTTCAGTGCCGTCCGGTTTCagtttcaatattttattgacaCCTCGTGATCGTATTTTAAGAGATTGCATATTACACCCAGCACTAAATCATACATTCATTCAATATGcgtgatttattttcacagttaAATCTCACATTTTATACTGTGGTGAAATTGCAGCTTAGCATGGTTTATAGAAGAAAGTCCATTTGGAATGGTGCTTATGGCATTTTTATACGAACTGGTGCTGTGCTGTAAACTAAACTGTCAGCAGAAGCAGTTTGGCCTGCAGCAACTTTCCTGTTCGTGTTTCTGTTGGACAGCACATGGGCATTCATGTCTCTGGTTTTACGACACGCAGTTTAAAATTGTGGAGGAATTCTCCAATAATCTGAAGGCATGATGTCAGCCTTTGATGGTAATGGTCTATTCCAACTGGCTGCATCACATCGTGTCTATTTCCACTGCTCTGCTCGTTTAGGCAGTAATACTCAACCGCACAGTGACAGTAAAGACACTTAGATTTCATTTGACTTCTAATTTCTGAattataaaactgcaaaaaagaTGGAAAGTTCCAGAAATTTAGTGTAGAATATAAACAGTCAGTCTCAACTAACCTGAAATTTCCTGGACATTCTGACAGTATTTAGTGAGTGGCCATTTAAAATTATTCCTAACTTTTTaattgtgtgaaatgtgtttatattagtttagaaatatagtaaaaaatagtaaaaaaaaaacaaaaaactgacatttcagtagaaaactgaaaataattcaTAGCCTTTCAAAGATGATGGTGctctttaaaggtttgtgtcGCTGTATTACTTTTTTTGGTATAATATAGACTATTTATAAGCCTTTAATGCTCTAGACTCTGGGGAGGTTTCAGTGTCACAGTGATCttgcattaaaatgttattaacatttgaaatgaaatgaaagctaatgatttttatattctgtttgtGGTTATACTAGATATGTATTTTCACCACCACTTAACTTTTTTTGCCTTATGGCTTGCTGCTTTTTCCTCAGTCCACTTCTCTTTGTAATTCCtcaaacagctttaaaaaaaatctcaagacCTGCAGACATTGTGGAAGAAATTTAGCAGTGTTTTCCATGACGTTCCCTtgtcccctgtctctctctctctctctctctctctctctctctctctctcatccgcCAACCCTTTATGCTAGAGAGTCTACGTGCCTCCtttccacattaaaaaaaatgaggctTGCAGCAAAAATGTCACATAGATGCAAGTGGTTTTTATGGTTCTGCTCTAATGTATATGACACCCAAACTATTTTGGAGCTATAAAGAATACCACTCTTGTCTCTGTCTTAATAGAATTCATCTGGGAGTACTCTTTATACCCTTCTCATTGTTACAAActtggaaatctaaaaaaaataataaataaattattgttattccacatttttattttagcccAGATTTGTTGGGACATAAGTAATAGAAAGATTGATTTGCTGGATGCTTTTTACATGTAATTAGTGACATAGGCATTGGCATTAGGTAGTTAGTAAGACAGCTCTTTGGCTATAACATCTTTGACAGGAATTAAACTGCAGCAAGTCATTGAGTTTAAGTTTGGTCCACATGCAGTGATGTGTTGAGTGGCTGTTTTCTGCCAGAGAAGCTGTGAACTGCTTCCTTTCTCAAGATAAAATAAGCAGAGCATGGCTTCCTGTCTTTCACTGCCAAGTCTACTTAACCCAGAATCACGATTGAGCTAAATCACGACCTCAATCTGCTTTGTTATAAGGAATATGTTATGAATTCTCAAAAGTCTGGCTAAAAATTCCACAATTCTTTGAATTGTCACCTAATTGTAGAGCCGTGGTTCCCACTTGTCTAAGACACTGCTTGTCTTAGGTTTTTGACCcagtctgtctttttctctctcctcagtAAGCTCCTTTAAGACCACTCTGGACATGTGTACAATTTATTCACTGCTAACATAACTGAAAATTAGGCTCAGTACCTGCAAGTTTATGTGCTGAACTGTTGAACTGCTTCACATCCTGTCCTAAATTTCCTATGCTAAAAATAAGGCTGCCAGTGGAAAAAAGGTTTTGAAAGGGTTAttcatctgtgtttgtgtctgtctcgtATGAGAACAGGCTGTTATTATTTATggtttatgatatttattagGTTTTTAAGCGTTATACCTCATGAGGaagacacacactgtctgtttCTGGGCTGTTTTATATCCTGGCTGTGTTTCCCATCCACAGATGTCCTGTAGGGTGTGTAGAGAGTGTTAATGCTTTCTATTTCAGCAGGTCCATTGGTGCTCTTCCAGTCTGGCCTGGTTATAATTTGATTAAATGTGCGATTAATTTAGATCTTTTCCAGGCTGAGTTGTGGAAGGCTGTGTTTAATTTATCACTGTAAAGTTGTGTGCCTATACCTCAGtagctggtgtgtgttcagctttTCCTACTAAATTATTCAACTACGTTACAAAACGTTCTTCTGCGAGTTGCATGCAAAGACATTTCTACCGAAGAGGTTGCTAAATCTCCAAAGGTTCAATAATACTGCTTTAACCAGTGCCTTATGAATggattaaagcaaaaaaaaaaaaaaaaaacgggccTGGAGGGCCATATCCCtttgtggttttctttttctaatacAACAAATGCTGCTCATAAAGGTCCAACTAGTTGAATAGAGTGTGTTAAATGAGCTAGATGCTTACCACTGCAATGTTGTGCAGCTCCAGCCTGGATTACAACACAAGTCTTACTCATAACATTCTTGGCTTCTTAAGTGATCTTCTGTGCTTCCAGGCATATGCTCGATTTGCTGGAACCCCACTGAAAGTTCACAAGATCTCCAACCCCTGGAGGAGTCCCACAGGtaagcagatttttttcaggGGGATTTTAATGGTTGGTTTCTGGGCAGGCATGCGTAGTTAATGTAAGTATGGTGCTTTTAAACTGATCAGGTTACCTCCAAAGTCAGAAAGTGTCTAAGCCACTAATCCCAGAAAACTGCGACTTATCTGAACTGGATCTTGTGTTGGAGGTTGACAATGGTGAAATAGACATAGCAGCTAAAGGAATTAGGAATTTTAGTGCTCATTGTATCGTATATAATGCATGCTGTATTTACCTGCCTCAACATTACTCTTCTGCAGTGATAAGCTTCTCCTTTAGATGCATGAGTAGCATTAGTACTGGTTACAGGTTAGTGCTATCAGTGGTAGTTAGCAGTATGTAATACTAGATAACAATAGTAGTAATAAGTTACTTCTACTAATTCTATCAGTAACATAGACAGACCAGCATTTGCTATGAGAATTACACACAGTAGCCTTACAGTAATGTGAGAAGTAAATAATTGAGTAGTATGCTCAGACTGATGTGTGTTGTGGCTGCATGCTCCCAGGTTCACTCCCTGCTCTGAAGACCAAAGAGGATGGGAGCTTCTCTCAACCCAGCAAGATTATCATCCAGCTCAGGAAACAGGTAACCCGCTGTCCTTGACTCATAGTTCTGGCTcatagttctggctgtaaatcAAACTAGAGGATTATATTAATCcacttgttttaatatattatcgtttctTTAGTTACAACTCATTTATAGGGGCTTGTATGGTGAACACTCCAcaataatctaaggctaataattaaCAGGTTAAGTAAATTAAAACGTCTTgtttgacaaagaaaaacataaccattgatatggtgaagatttctgtaaggagacagtAAGTTTTCCGGCATAGGAGAGtcttttgtgctttctggtttcttggtaacgtgACTAGACACATTTTTGTCTTCCTAACTTCAAGAGTGAGGGGGCAAAAGAGAAGCTAGTgtgggaaagactgtttatagatgtgttaaaataagtgatgacaggaactaacttgtcttgtggacattccacaacattaaatgtttaaaaagtatgtgatgtcattcattaataaattaattgtaatcattgccaaattgctgtggtatatttTCCTATTTAGTTCTCACATAGCCTGTACTaagtttgtgctttcttttgTATTGTGATGACACTGAACATATCCAAGTATGGTCCTCATTTTGATACCTTAATGGCTGATAATGATCGTCGTGTTTATTTCAGAAATACAATGCAGACTACGATCTGTCCGCGAAAGAAGGAGCCGACACACTTGCTTTTATCTCTCTGGTGGAGGAAAAGCTGATGCCTGCTCTGGTGAGATTCGCATGAGGAGCACAGAAGCTGGTTTGCAGAGATACATGATCCAGTCCTGTTGTTAGTGAGAACACAATGGTGCAAATGATAAGAAAGGTGGACTGAAGAAAGAGCCCAGTGTTCCCTCAGTGTTGAAAGGGGGCCaatattatataacaatatCTTTTTCATTACCTCTCATTATATGCAGTTTGTCCTAACAGTCTCTCTCCTGCCATGCTTTCTCCTATGATTCATTAGGAGGTAAATGGTGACTGGGTTATTATCTCTGGTATTTAATAGCTGCTGTAGAACAATTCCAGACAGTTTCCTCTCAGTTGGAGGTAGTGGGGCTGGAGTAGGACCATTTTTAACTCTTCCATCACCTGAACTGCTGTTGTGAAAGGATCTCCATATAAAGCTTGTGTTAACTATATAGATAATGTTATTAGAATGCTGttaaaattttgcatttttagaaGAATGACCTTATAAAAATCCATTCACTATCAATCTTTCCCCGtatgtctttctctccattctctTCCACTGTTGTCTGTTGTACACACACTTGCAGATTTATGCTCTGTGGATTGATCCTAAGAACTATGTTGAGGTGACACGTCGCTGGCATGCAGAGAATATCTCCTTTCCACTGAACTTTTTCCTGCCGAGCCGCATGCAGTGCCAGCAGCTGGAGAGAGTGCGACTCATGCGGGGAAACAGCACTCTGGAGGCCGGCGAGGAGGCTGAGAAAGAGGTGCAGAGGCATGGAATTATGGGTTGGAGAAGGAGAGTTTGGGGCTGAGACTTTGAGAGTGGGAATGTGTAATATAGCAATCGAAAGCCCAGGTGTCCATACATGCAGCTGGGGATCGACCCTGCGGCCAAGTTTGTTTCCACAgctaatataataacataatccAACCAAACAAGATCCTGATGATCATCAGAATATTACAGGCAAAGGTGTTGAGAGAAGTACTGCTGCTCTGCGTACCACAGATtctttgtgcacacacacatacacatacttaAACACCTGcaagtttgatttattttatcagGATGTCATAGACATAatgcatttagaaaaaaactccctctttctctttctctctgaagcTGTACAGTGATGCGCTGGAGTGCATGAATCTTCTCTCTCAACGCCTCGGCTCGAACAGATTTTTCTTCGGGGACTCGTAAGTTCCTCAATGCACAAAGGCTAAATTAGGgcttttgaaatgtttttgaatgagcTTCCATCCTTCTTTGTGTCACATCCCTGGTTCCTGAAGTGATGACTACTTTATTTGTAAGCTAGTAAATCTGTTAAATCGTGAGTCTGCACAGATTCACAACCAGCTTGTTCTAGGGCCCTATTTGTCAAGGAGTCACTGAAGCAAATTTATCTCCAGACCTAATTTGAAGAAGAATTTATATGACTTCTAGCAAACTTGTGATAGATATAGTCAGTAGGAATGGGTTAGGGAAGATCCAAAAGCTCAGAAGATGTGAAAGACGTCAGAGTCAGATCAAAATGTGTACAAGTTATTagataatatttatatcacattcagaaaaggGAATGCAGGCCTTCCCTGCACAGATTGCATTTCTCTGCCTTCATTTTGTATGCAAGCTTTTGCACATAACTGTATTTTGTCGATTTGTATTTTGTATCTTTGTTCATTTTAAGAAATCAAAGTCATTCTGCacatattctttatattttgtatatatatttttgatatttaaagTGCCagagtatatagtatatttgaCGTGCTACTGTAGAATTGCTTCAATCACTGCTAAAGCCTGATAAATTCCTCCTAGCTATGAAGAGCAGACTATAGAGAGCTCACTTTGAGATTTACCCTCCAGGCCCTCCTCCCTCGATGCTTATGTGTTTGGACACTTGGCACCTCTACTGAAGATCAGGCTGCCCAGCAGCAAACTACAGCAGCACCTGAAGGCTCTAGACAACCTGACCAACTTCTGCTCTAACATCCTGTCCCTGTACTTCCCCGATGAGAACCGAGGTGAGGTGCCAGTCACTATTAGGAAGAGTAGTATTTGCTCCACAAGAACCAGTAGTATCCTGCCTACTGTACAGGAGCATGTGACATATCATGTGTATATATTCTTTGTTGTATTTGAGACTGAGATAAGATAAAGAGGTATACTGTTATCATGTATGGTTTggtgccttgtgcccagtgttatCAGGATTAGCTCTAGAACGACCGCAACCCAGctcaggataaagctgttattaaagacgaatgaataaatgtgtgatttaattCTTATTTGTTAACAGAAGGAATGGGTCAGCCGGCATCCAATGTGCAGGAGGGGAGTGACTTCGACCACGAGCCTTATAAGAGACGCAAGCAGCTGCTGTCTGTCCTGGTAGCTGTAGCAGCCATGCTGGGCTACGCTCTCCTCACAGGCATTGTTGCTATTGAGCATGTGAAGGAGGAGGGGTCAAGAGGACACACCGCCTCCATTGAACTtcaggatgaagaggaggagtgatggagggagGAGTGGGAAATAAATGGGAACACTTAATATATCTGGTGGACAGAAATTTTCACTGGAGATTCACACTATGAGGAAGGTTAAGATTACGATGTGTCTTTTCTAATCATAGAAATTTGAATGGGATTTgggctttgctttttttcccctgcatatatgacatcatttatctttctgtttttcagttctttatCACGTGGTGCTATAAGGGTTTCTAGTTTCCACATTATGGACATTAGCTTTTCATTGTACCACATCTGAAATGTACTATGAAGAGTACTATGTTTTATGATCTGACTTGAAAGTGATAATCAGATATGGCCCGTGCTTCAAGTCTAATTTCTATGGGTTATAGACTAGGTGGTAAATGCTCTGTATCTTAATTGACATATTACTTTCATCTAGTAAACATTTTGGTGAAATTCCATTGGTGGACCAACTAATAACATCTCAACTCGATCTGT contains:
- the mtx1a gene encoding metaxin-1a, whose translation is MAAPLELFCWKGSWGLPSVDTDSLIVLAYARFAGTPLKVHKISNPWRSPTGSLPALKTKEDGSFSQPSKIIIQLRKQKYNADYDLSAKEGADTLAFISLVEEKLMPALIYALWIDPKNYVEVTRRWHAENISFPLNFFLPSRMQCQQLERVRLMRGNSTLEAGEEAEKELYSDALECMNLLSQRLGSNRFFFGDSPSSLDAYVFGHLAPLLKIRLPSSKLQQHLKALDNLTNFCSNILSLYFPDENREGMGQPASNVQEGSDFDHEPYKRRKQLLSVLVAVAAMLGYALLTGIVAIEHVKEEGSRGHTASIELQDEEEE